One part of the Solanum dulcamara chromosome 8, daSolDulc1.2, whole genome shotgun sequence genome encodes these proteins:
- the LOC129899092 gene encoding agamous-like MADS-box protein AGL8 homolog yields MGRGRVQLKRIENKINRQVTFSKRRSGLLKKAHEISVLCDAEVGLIVFSTKGKLFQYTNDSCMERILERYERYSFAERQLVPTDHTSPGSWTLEHAKLKARLEVLQRNQKHYVGEDLESLSMKELQKLEQQLDSSLKHIRSRKNQLMHESISVLRKKDKALQEQNNQLSKKVKEREKEGAQQYQWDQQNHEINSSTFVLPQQLDSPYLGEAYRSSNGVDNGEVEEGNSSQQQAAANNTVMPQWMLRHLNG; encoded by the exons ATGGGGAGAGGAAGAGTGCAGCTGAAGAGAATAGAGAACAAAATAAACCGGCAAGTGACTTTCTCGAAACGTCGATCCGGTTTGCTGAAGAAAGCCCATGAGATCTCTGTGCTTTGTGATGCTGAGGTTGGTTTGATTGTTTTTTCCACTAAAGGAAAACTCTTTCAATATACCAATGATTCCTG caTGGAAAGGATACTTGAAAGATATGAAAGATACTCATTTGCTGAGAGGCAGCTTGTTCCTACTGATCATACCTCCCCG GGAAGCTGGACTCTGGAACATGCAAAACTTAAGGCGAGACTTGAGGTTCTGCAGAGGAACCAAaa GCATTACGTAGGAGAAGATTTGGAATCGTTAAGTATGAAAGAACTTCAGAAACTGGAACAACAACTTGATTCTTCTCTTAAACACATTCGATCAAGAAAG aacCAACTGATGCATGAGTCTATTTCTGTGCTTCGAAAAAAG GACAAAGCATTGCAGGAGCAAAACAACCAGCTTTCCAAGAAG GTGAAGGAGAGGGAGAAAGAAGGGGCACAGCAATATCAGTGGGATCAGCAGAACCATGAAATCAACTCATCTACATTTGTTTTGCCACAACAATTGGACTCTCCTTACCTTGG GGAAGCATACCGGAGTAGTAATGGAGTAGATAATGGGGAAGTAGAAGAAGGTAATTCTTCACAGCAGCAAGCTGCAGCTAATAATACTGTGATGCCACAATGGATGCTTCGTCATCTGAATGGCTAa
- the LOC129901579 gene encoding uncharacterized protein LOC129901579, translated as MYGQGNYATQSGQNANTSRPRMQQWCPASPPPAAQASRPPMFTHGHPPGPPQVGQQSPPAYQHAHPGVCHPCLPFPVPTSGSDSSQFYQLPPPPPPPPPSAQVHGSTPILQSHQVPVQHSQWNPTMHHVPPSISPGAPRVLPPPPPLGQMTYRGAIHQQSPDNMQVFLHNLPPPPPPPPNLQSPRFFTPSQFDPSMHLRNHDSHVQPAVPGPQPPLPPSPPGDPPLPPSSPPLISITANANSAKDEGAFEHDGGIADREGLPVNKNLASDLSSSPPKPLSLAYPGEGLSVQLINSMNSAPSHSAADSDMEMEDDITQLDEDQQIHPLGPEKQLQDSLAEDILHRNSSCCRPLESERQRLDSPYRAPSSFQESSSEANGLNRDNEPLLDDHVQTSSLEKKMSHPSGSPTDKEVDLENVHSQLMGAASPFRLIQGYASDNSLDDDSENCLENLGRLTVPPSSEVVTIIPKTGTGKSPISSVKPSNSVAKDDTESFGAFNFEDSIDHSNGTRLSEGLHSENVLGVNDNDNFDMRREDSKNKSPIRKVDEFGRLVREGVSDSDSDDSRRYKRRHGKRGRSRSRSRSPYDRRRKSPRKRKDRRDRSRSISPKRYRSRSKSPSRHGSTSGGDKMRRDRGYPQQCFNFLRGKCYHGASCRYFHAELDKSDRSRSYRSKHQHRDPPLILKDSDMHDSRDSHTHEEIGTTLKKSVHNHGGSKSQDIPDMEMKNMKEPEPTSHLYRKENQMRPADSPVIVAEVEKLHGDAAGGMPPSVGTMEIHHSEDHVSDQMLLNADEKPKEKCDSSVVELSSVQTSFMVPPVQLPQFVSAKESRPSDVLQTAPLSASFPSFPFPQASSTAFAQQIPRDHNWPPRFNSAYIGSAPPYQAPFPHQPSPFAVPLSSSWNSLPPRPAQAQAPHTQFVNDSSGNAAGVQHSVPRLHFQPNLVVPRNDFYASMSPDIPQAGEHHAYVQTQPIYSRGSPNRPPAFLGESLALGELPGPSSKSYPYMQQPHSGPQTVGISRHLVEPGVSSSVSRYTSDLLDQNQAPRLPDFGGSRFSSHFNPYASTFDQPLTKKFSSDPLIHGRDMLPSSKYSAFSLSNPIDGHPAESLGSRNITPPSAHTAEGMFPQPGGNQYDPLYDSIEPSTSLLKKSDPGQKLEVTDDSGIMVRISGSNEPQDVEVNKRQKGGGTIAFTVSAENDEFGETAEAEVGAVENGSPSDSSDEEDVPTGEIEIEQVKPSGEKKKSKDSRSMKLFKSSVANFVKEMLKPSWRQGNMSKEVFKTIVKKTVDKVSGAMKSHQIPKSKAKIDHYIDSSQRKLTKLVMGYVDKYVKA; from the exons ATGTATGGTCAGGGTAACTATGCAACTCAGAGTGGTCAAAATGCTAATACGTCTAGGCCTCGAATGCAGCAGTGGTGTCCTGCTTCTCCTCCTCCTGCTGCTCAGGCCTCACGTCCACCTATGTTTACACATGGTCATCCACCAGGACCACCCCAAGTTGGTCAGCAGAGCCCTCCTGCATATCAGCATGCTCATCCTGGTGTATGTCACCCTTGTCTACCTTTTCCAGTTCCAACAAGTGGTAGCGATTCTAGTCAATTTTATCAACTGccccctcctcctcctcctcctcctccatcTGCACAAGTTCATGGAAGCACCCCAATTCTGCAATCTCACCAAGTCCCTGTGCAGCATTCCCAGTGGAATCCCACTATGCATCATGTTCCACCTTCAATATCTCCGGGTGCTCCTAGAGTTCTTCCACCACCTCCACCACTAGGTCAAATGACTTATAGAGGTGCAATTCATCAGCAATCACCAGACAATATGCAAGTTTTTCTTCATAATCTTCCTCCTCCACCGCCACCGCCACCTAATTTGCAGAGCCCTAGGTTTTTCACACCATCCCAATTTGACCCCTCCATGCATTTGAGAAACCATGATTCTCATGTACAACCTGCAGTTCCTGGTCCTCAGCCACCTTTGCCGCCTTCACCTCCTGGGGATCCACCTCTTCCACCATCTTCACCACCTCTCATATCTATCACTGCAAATGCTAATAGTGCTAAAGATGAGGGGGCGTTTGAGCACGATGGAGGGATTGCTGACAGAGAAGGCTTACCAGTAAATAAGAATTTAGCCTCGGATCTTTCATCTTCTCCTCCTAAGCCTTTATCACTAGCATATCCAGGAGAAGGCTTGTCAGTTCAACTTATTAATTCAATGAACTCAGCTCCGTCTCATTCAGCTGCTGATTCTGATATGGAGATGGAAG ATGACATCACCCAGCTCGATGAAGATCAACAAATCCATCCTTTGGGGCCTGAGAAGCAGTTACAGGATAGCTTAGCTGAAGATATACTACATCGAAATTCATCGTGCTGTAGGCCCTTGGAATCAGAGAGACAAAGACTAG ATTCTCCATATCGTGCTCCTTCAAGTTTTCAGGAATCATCTTCCGAGGCCAATGGTTTAAATAGGGATAATGAACCCCTCTTGGATGATCATGTGCAGACATCTTCCCTAGAGAAAAAAATGAGCCATCCTAGTGGATCACCCACCGATAAGGAGGTTGATCTTGAAAATGTTCACAGTCAGCTCATGGGAGCTGCCAGCCCTTTTAGGCTAATTCAAGGCTATGCTTCGGACAATAGTTTAGACGATGATAGTGAGAATTGTCTTGAAAATCTTGGCCGTTTGACAGTTCCTCCATCCAGTGAAGTTGTTACTATAATTCCCAAGACCGGTACTGGGAAATCACCAATATCCTCAGTTAAACCTTCTAATTCTGTTGCCAAAGATGACACTGAATCTTTTGGTGCTTTCAATTTTGAGGATTCAATTGATCATAGTAATGGAACTAGATTATCTGAAGGACTTCATTCGGAAAATGTTTTGGGCGTTAATGATAATGACAACTTTGATATGCGTAGGGAAGATTCTAAGAATAAATCTCCTATACGGAAGGTTGATGAGTTTGGGAGATTGGTTAGGGAGGGGGTCAGTGACAGTGATTCTGATGATTCGCGAAGGTATAAGCGGAGACATGGAAAAAGAGGAAGAAGCCGGAGCAGAAGCCGCTCTCCATATGATAGGAGGAGGAAGAGTCCACGGAAGAGAAAGGACAGGCGAGATCGATCTCGGAG CATCTCTCCAAAGAGATACAGAAGTAGAAGCAAGTCACCTTCTAGGCATGGGTCAACTTCTGGTGGTGACAAAATGAGAAGGGATAGAGGTTATCCTCAAcaatgttttaattttcttcgAGGCAAGTGTTACCATGGAGCATCGTGTCGATATTTCCATGCGGAGCTTGATAAGAGTGATAGATCAAGATCTTACAGGAGCAAACATCAACACCGAGATCCTCCACTTATTTTAAAGGATTCTGATATGCACGATTCAAGGGATTCTCATACACATGAAGAGATTGGGACTACACTCAAGAAATCGGTCCACAATCATGGTGGATCCAAAAGCCAGGATATTCCTGATATggaaatgaaaaatatgaaagaacCTGAACCTACTTCTCACCTTTATAGAAAAGAGAATCAAATGAGACCTGCTGACAGTCCAGTAATTGTTGCTGAAGTGGAGAAGCTTCATGGTGATGCTGCTGGGGGCATGCCGCCCTCAGTTGGAACTATGGAGATTCATCACTCTGAAGATCATGTCTCTGATCAGATGCTTCTAAATGCGGATGAGAAACCTAAAGAGAAATGTGATTCGTCTGTTGTGGAGTTATCATCTGTCCAGACATCATTCATGGTCCCACCTGTCCAGCTTCCTCAATTTGTGTCTGCAAAGGAGTCACGCCCATCAGATGTACTCCAGACAGCACCCTTATCAGCTTCCTTTCCTTCATTTCCATTTCCACAGGCTTCAAGTACTGCATTTGCTCAGCAGATTCCAAGAGATCACAATTGGCCCCCACGTTTTAATTCTGCatatattggaagtgctcctCCATATCAAGCTCCATTTCCTCATCAACCATCTCCATTCGCTGTACCTCTGAGTTCGTCTTGGAATTCTCTTCCACCACGTCCAGCACAGGCACAGGCACCACACACTCAATTTGTGAACGATTCCTCTGGAAATGCAGCTGGTGTACAACATAGTGTACCTCGGTTACATTTTCAACCAAATTTAGTAGTTCCAAGGAATGACTTCTATGCAAGCATGTCACCTGATATTCCTCAAGCTGGTGAACATCATGCTTATGTGCAAACTCAACCTATCTATTCTAGGGGATCACCGAATAGACCACCAGCTTTCCTTGGTGAATCTCTGGCTCTTGGTGAACTTCCTGGTCCATCTTCTAAGAGTTACCCTTACATGCAACAGCCACATTCTGGTCCTCAGACAGTTGGTATTTCTCGACATCTTGTTGAGCCTGGAGTTAGTTCCTCTGTGTCAAGGTACACATCTGATTTGTTAGACCAGAATCAAGCTCCTCGGTTGCCTGATTTTGGGGGATCCAGGTTTTCAAGTCATTTCAACCCTTATGCATCTACATTTGACCAGCCACTAACAAAGAAATTCAGTTCGGATCCTTTAATACATGGAAGAGATATGCTCCCTAGTAGTAAATACAGTGCATTTAGTTTGAGCAATCCAATTGATGGCCATCCTGCAGAAAGTCTTGGTTCACGAAATATTACCCCACCATCTGCACATACAGCTGAAGGAATGTTCCCCCAGCCAGGTGGTAACCAGTATGATCCACTTTATGACAGCATAGAGCCATCTACTAGCTTACTTAAGAAGTCTGATCCTGGTCAAAAGCTTGAAGTAACTGATGATTCAGGCATTATGGTAAGGATCAGTGGATCCAATGAACCACAGGATGTGGAAGTAAACAAGAGGCAGAAAGGAGGTGGAACTATTGCATTCACCGTATCCGCAGAAAATGATGAATTTGGCGAGACAGCTGAGGCAGAGGTGGGTGCTGTTGAGAATGGAAGTCCAAGTGATTCCAGTGATGAGGAAGATGTTCCTACAGGAGAGATAGAGATTGAACAGGTGAAGCCATCAggggagaaaaagaaaagtaaggATTCCAGATCTATGAAGCTTTTCAAGAGTTCAGTTGCTAATTTTGTGAAGGAGATGTTAAAACCATCATGGCGCCAAGGTAACATGAGCAAGGAGGTTTTCAAGACAATAGTCAAGAAAACTGTAGACAAGGTCTCTGGAGCTATGAAAAGCCACCAAATACCTAAGTCAAAGGCAAAAATCGATCATTACATTGACTCATCACAGAGGAAATTAACTAAATTAGTCATG GGCTATGTTGATAAATATGTCAAGGCATAA